In Humulus lupulus chromosome 7, drHumLupu1.1, whole genome shotgun sequence, the following are encoded in one genomic region:
- the LOC133790475 gene encoding uncharacterized protein LOC133790475 encodes MAVVLIFISIFVLFLVSLLFKFATAEGDFTLISKRHVKREEIEDKVIWITGASRGIGEVLAKQLANLGAKLILSARNEAELERVQKQLTGKHAPHGVKILPLDLASGEDSLKEAVQKAESFFPDTGVHMMFHNAASERPKASALEGSEEGLKATFDVNVFGTISLTTMLAPYMLERGKGHFVVMSSAAGKTPAPGQAMYSASKHALNGYFHTLRSELFQKEIRVTVVCPGPIETSTSLAASTSESKGVTEKRVSSERCAELTIIAASHGLKEAWISNQPVLAVMYLVQYMPTIGFWLMDKVGGRRVEAAAQKGNTYSLGLLFGKKKSS; translated from the exons ATGGCGGTTGTTCTCATCTTCATTTCAATATTTGTTCTTTTTTTGGTCTCACTATTATTCAAATTCGCCACAGCTGAAG GGGATTTCACTTTGATTTCCAAAAGGCACGTGAAGCgtgaagaaattgaagataag GTTATCTGGATTACTGGTGCCAGTCGTGGAATTG GGGAGGTTCTTGCAAAGCAACTAGCAAACTTGGGGGCTAAGCTTATTCTTTCTGCACGAAATGAAGCTGAATTGGAGCGAGTCCAAAAACAGCTAACTG gtaagcaTGCTCCTCATGGCGTTAAGATTTTGCCATTGGATTTGGCATCTGGTGAAGATTCTCTCAAGGAGGCTGTGCAGAAAGCAGAATCATTTTTTCCTGATACTGGTGTTCATATGATGTTCCATAATGCAGCTTCTGAGCGTCCT AAAGCTTCAGCTTTGGAAGGGTCGGAGGAAGGTCTTAAG GCAACATTTGATGTCAATGTTTTTGGGACAATATCTCTCACAACAATGCTGGCACCTTACATGCTGGAGCGGGGAAAGGGTCACTTTGTTGTT ATGAGCAGTGCGGCTGGAAAGACACCTGCACCAGGTCAAGCCATGTACTCCGCTTCTAAACATGCTCTGAATGGCTACTTCCATACTTTGCGTTCTGAG CTTTTCCAGAAAGAAATAAGGGTGACGGTTGTTTGCCCCGGGCCAATAGAAACATCAACTAGCTTAGCAGCATCAACTTCAGAAAGTAAAGGTGTTACAGAG aAGCGCGTGTCATCAGAAAGGTGTGCTGAGCTTACAATAATTGCTGCCAGCCATGGACTGAAGGAAGCTTGGATATCAAACCAG CCTGTACTAGCTGTTATGTATTTGGTGCAATACATGCCAACCATTGGTTTTTGGCTCATGGACAAG GTAGGGGGACGGCGGGTTGAGGCTGCTGCACAGAAGGGCAACACTTATTCACTTGGCTTACTGTTTGGGAAAAAGAAGTCATCTTGA
- the LOC133790476 gene encoding acyl carrier protein 2, mitochondrial, protein MAARSALLKYLRVQVQAAPQNPSSALFSSFNSIRRRFFSEEVRGSFLDKSEVTDRVINVVKNFQKVDPSKVTPNAHFQNDLGLDSLDTVEVVMALEEEFGFEIPDSEADKINNISLAVDFIASHPQAK, encoded by the exons ATGGCGGCGAGAAGCGCACTGTTAAAGTACCTGAGAGTTCAAGTCCAGGCCGCACCTCAAAACCCTAGCTCCGCTTTGTTCTCTTCCTTCAATTCGATACGCCGCCGTTTCTTCTCGGAGGAGGTCAGGGGCTCCTTCCTGGATAAGTCTGAGGTCACAGATCGTGTTATCAACGTCGTGAAGAACTTCCAGAAAGTTGATCCCTCAAAG GTTACTCCCAATGCGCATTTTCAGAATGATCTTGGGTTGGACAGTTTAGATACTGTTGAAGTTGTGATGGCTCTTGAGGAAGAATTTGGATTTGAGATTCCCGATAGTGAAGCAGACAAGATTAACAACATTAGTCTCGCTGTCGATTTTATCGCTTCTCACCCTCAGGCGAAGTGA
- the LOC133790477 gene encoding calreticulin-3 yields the protein MADHSCNILYLVLTVSLLFSQSSLAEIFFEERFDDDWRSRWVKSDWKATEGKAGTFVHTPGKWHGDPDDKGIKTSSDAKHFAISAKIPEFSNKNRTLVLQYSIRFEQEIECGGGYIKLLSGFVNQKKFGGDTPYSLMFGPDLCGTDTKKLHVILSYQGQNYPVKKDLQCETDKLTHFYTFILRPDATYSVLVDNRERDSGSMYTDWDILPPRKIKDKTAKKPADWEDKEYIDDPNDFKPEGYDSIPREIPDPTAKEPDHWDEDEDGVWKPPKVPNPAYKGPWKRKKIKNPNYKGKWKTPYIDNPEFEDDPDLYVLKPIKYVGIEVWQVKAGSVFDNILICDDPEYAKQVVEDVFAHREAEKDSFEEAEKVRKAQEEEEARRAREEGERRRRERGHDHRRDRHRDRYRKRYDRHWDDYHDEL from the exons ATGGCGGACCATTCTTGTAATATATTGTATCTGGTGTTAACGGTCTCACTTCTCTTCTCTCAGTCATCACTTGCCGAAATCTTTTTTGAAGAGCGATTTGATG ATGACTGGCGTTCTCGCTGGGTTAAATCTGACTGGAAAGCTACAGAAGGAAAAGCTGGTACCTTTGTACACACACCAGGAAAGTGGCATGGAGACCCAGATGACAAAG GTATTAAAACATCCAGTGATGCCAAACATTTTGCCATCTCTGCCAAGATACCAGAGTTCTCCAATAAAAACAGAACGTTGGTCCTACAGTATTCTATAAGGTTTGAGCAAGAGATCGAATGCGGTGGCGGTTACATAAAGCTTCTATCTGGATTTGTCAATCAGAAGAAATTTGGAGGGGACACCCCTTATAG TTTAATGTTCGGACCGGATCTATGTGGCACAGACACAAagaagcttcatgttatactatCCTACCAGGGCCAAAATTACCCCGTCAAGAAAGATTTGCAGTGTGAAACTGATAAGTTGACTCATTTTTACACATTCATTCTTAGGCCTGATGCAACTTACAGTGTCCTTGTGGACAATCGAGAAAGAGACTCAGGAAGCATGTACACAGATTGGGATATTCTTCCTCCAAGAAAGATTAAAGATAAGACAGCGAAAAAG CCTGCAGACTGGGAGGATAAAGAGTACATTGATGATCCTAACGACTTCAAACCCGAG GGATATGATTCTATTCCAAGAGAAATTCCTGACCCAACAGCTAAAGAG CCTGACCACTGGGATGAAGACGAGGATGGTGTATGGAAACCACCAAAGGTACCAAATCCAGCTTACAAAGGACCGTGGAAGCGCAAG AAAATCAAGAACCCCAACTACAAGGGGAAGTGGAAGACTCCATATATTGATAACCCAG AGTTTGAAGATGACCCTGATCTCTATGTGCTTAAGCCAATCAAATATGTGGGCATTGAAGTTTGGCAG GTGAAGGCTGGTTCGGTTTTTGACAACATTTTAATCTGTGATGATCCTGAGTACGCAAAACAAGTTGTTGAGGATGTATTTGCCCATAGGGAG GCTGAAAAGGACTCCTTTGAGGAAGCAGAGAAAGTGAGAAAAGCGCAAGAAGAAGAG GAAGCTCGGCGAGCCAGAGAAGAAGGTGAAAGGAGGAGGCGGGAGAGGGGTCATGACCACCGGCGAGACAGACACAGAGACAGATATAGAAAG CGCTACGATCGCCATTGGGATGATTATCAT GATGAGCTTTGA